A genomic segment from Halorubrum depositum encodes:
- the sfnG gene encoding dimethylsulfone monooxygenase SfnG, translated as MDTEFAYWVPNVSGGLVVSDWETETDWTYDYNLDLARTAEAVGFDYALAQARFFGSYGAEKQLEALSIANALAAQTDELHVIGAVHPGLWEPGPLANFIATADRISDGRFSINVVSGWFKGEFTGFGQPWLAHDERYARSTEFIEVLKALWTEDRATYDGRFYTIGKDIDGFEGAPLEPKPVQDPSPQVFQGGNSQAAREMAAKHADVLFINGGSLQEIRAVIEDVEEYAAEFGTEPPRFAANAFVIQRETEAEAKEVLEGIIENATDEAVDAFREQVKQAGQSSAEGDGMWSDSDFEDLVQYNDGFKTGLIGTDEQIIERVRKLDAVGVDVVLAGFLDYGEELERFGETVIPAVESADPLDPDEVDGVDEIETVGGAKVAR; from the coding sequence ATGGACACAGAGTTCGCGTACTGGGTCCCGAACGTCAGCGGCGGGCTGGTCGTGTCGGACTGGGAGACGGAGACGGACTGGACGTACGACTACAACCTCGATCTCGCCCGGACGGCGGAGGCGGTCGGCTTCGACTACGCGCTCGCACAGGCGCGGTTCTTCGGCAGCTACGGCGCCGAAAAACAGCTGGAGGCGCTGTCGATCGCCAACGCGCTCGCGGCGCAGACCGACGAGCTACACGTCATCGGCGCGGTGCATCCGGGCCTGTGGGAGCCCGGCCCGCTCGCGAACTTCATCGCCACCGCCGACCGCATCAGTGACGGTCGGTTCTCGATCAACGTCGTCTCCGGCTGGTTCAAAGGCGAGTTCACCGGGTTCGGCCAGCCGTGGCTCGCGCACGACGAGCGGTACGCCCGCTCGACGGAGTTCATCGAGGTCCTGAAAGCGCTCTGGACCGAGGACCGGGCGACGTACGACGGCCGCTTCTACACGATCGGGAAGGACATCGACGGGTTCGAGGGCGCGCCGTTGGAGCCGAAGCCGGTGCAGGACCCGTCCCCGCAGGTGTTCCAGGGCGGGAACTCGCAGGCGGCCCGGGAGATGGCCGCGAAACACGCCGACGTCCTCTTCATCAACGGCGGGAGCCTCCAGGAGATCCGCGCCGTCATCGAGGACGTCGAGGAGTACGCCGCGGAGTTCGGGACAGAGCCGCCCCGGTTCGCCGCGAACGCGTTCGTCATCCAGCGCGAGACGGAGGCGGAAGCGAAAGAGGTCCTCGAGGGGATCATCGAGAACGCCACCGACGAGGCGGTCGACGCGTTCAGAGAGCAGGTGAAACAGGCCGGCCAGTCGTCGGCCGAGGGCGACGGGATGTGGTCGGACTCCGACTTCGAGGACCTCGTCCAGTACAACGACGGGTTCAAGACCGGGCTCATCGGGACCGACGAGCAGATAATCGAGCGCGTCCGGAAGCTCGACGCCGTCGGCGTCGACGTCGTCCTCGCGGGGTTCCTCGACTACGGCGAGGAGCTCGAACGCTTCGGCGAGACGGTCATCCCGGCGGTCGAGTCGGCCGACCCGCTCGATCCGGACGAGGTCGACGGGGTCGACGAGATCGAGACGGTCGGCGGCGCGAAGGTGGCTCGGTAG
- a CDS encoding NADPH-dependent FMN reductase translates to MTDRTLLGIVGSVSADSRTRTAVEIALDAAADERGVETEVLHLADYDLATADGRGIDNHEGDTADALELIVEADAYVVGTPVYRGSYSGALKNLLDMVPRGEWQGDVAPFENAAVGLVATGATDHHFLAVDQELRPAFAFFGAHAVGGATYASGADFEDGELVDGRVRERLATLGEATVELAAAIDGSAALGSLGPAV, encoded by the coding sequence ATGACCGACCGAACGCTCCTCGGGATCGTCGGCAGCGTCTCCGCCGACTCCCGGACGCGGACCGCGGTCGAGATCGCGCTGGACGCGGCGGCCGACGAGCGTGGCGTGGAGACCGAAGTCCTCCACCTCGCCGACTACGACCTCGCGACCGCGGACGGACGCGGGATCGACAACCACGAGGGCGACACCGCGGACGCGCTCGAGCTGATCGTCGAGGCCGACGCGTACGTCGTCGGCACGCCCGTCTACCGCGGGTCGTACTCGGGCGCGCTGAAGAACCTCCTCGACATGGTGCCCCGCGGCGAGTGGCAGGGCGACGTGGCGCCGTTCGAGAACGCCGCGGTCGGGCTCGTCGCGACGGGCGCGACCGACCACCACTTCCTCGCGGTCGACCAGGAGCTCCGGCCGGCGTTCGCGTTCTTCGGCGCCCACGCGGTCGGGGGCGCGACGTACGCGAGCGGCGCCGACTTCGAGGACGGCGAGCTCGTCGACGGGAGAGTCCGCGAGCGCCTCGCGACGCTCGGCGAGGCCACCGTCGAACTGGCGGCGGCGATCGACGGCTCGGCGGCGCTCGGGTCGCTCGGGCCCGCGGTGTAG
- a CDS encoding rubrerythrin-like domain-containing protein, with protein MTRNTTPSTGEAVTHYECRECLARHGVADRLSTCPDCGGEVENLSKPRE; from the coding sequence ATGACAAGGAACACTACTCCATCCACCGGTGAGGCGGTGACCCACTACGAATGCCGGGAGTGTCTCGCCCGCCACGGCGTCGCTGACAGGCTCTCGACGTGTCCCGACTGCGGCGGCGAGGTCGAGAACCTCTCGAAGCCGCGCGAGTAG
- a CDS encoding aspartate aminotransferase family protein, whose amino-acid sequence MAGPPIHELHFAEEPSVDQVPGPNSRRLLDRQEAIDSSAVAYPNDIPLAFEEGRGATLKDADGNVFLDFFAGIGVYNVGHANPYVNEGVHEQIDKLTHTVDFPTEPRLDLIDKLDEIAPGDLAGNSRFVFGGPTGSDAVEASIKLAKYNTGGRGLLAFRNSYHGATTGAMSITSNKKFKKPYAPLLPDVVHAPFPYPFREGRSPEESVDRALEEVRAIIEEPYGGLTDPAGIFAEPIQGEGGVVVPPEGFLSGLREIADENDLPLVFDEIQVGMGRTGEWWASEHYDVTPDVMTTAKALGGNGQPLSGTMYREDLDTWGPGDHAGTYRGHVPAMVGGLRAIEYIQSHDLLDHATEVGAWIRDRLRDAGDGDPGLGQVRGKGLFVGAEFVDANGDPDDDRVEAIQEYCYEHGVLVWTAGQYSNVLRLLPPLVLTQRQAEVGTEIIADAIAATAE is encoded by the coding sequence ATGGCGGGACCGCCGATCCACGAGCTACACTTCGCGGAGGAACCGAGCGTCGATCAAGTTCCCGGTCCGAACTCGCGTCGCCTCCTCGACAGACAGGAGGCGATCGACAGCAGCGCGGTCGCGTACCCGAACGACATTCCGCTCGCGTTCGAGGAGGGGCGCGGCGCGACGCTGAAAGACGCGGACGGGAACGTCTTCCTCGACTTCTTCGCCGGCATCGGCGTCTACAACGTGGGGCACGCGAACCCCTACGTCAACGAGGGCGTCCACGAACAGATCGACAAGCTCACGCACACCGTCGACTTCCCGACCGAGCCCCGCCTCGACCTCATCGACAAGCTCGACGAGATCGCGCCCGGGGACCTCGCCGGCAACAGCCGGTTCGTCTTCGGCGGTCCCACCGGCAGCGACGCCGTCGAGGCGTCGATCAAGCTCGCGAAGTACAACACGGGCGGCCGCGGGCTGCTCGCCTTCCGGAACTCCTACCACGGGGCGACGACCGGCGCGATGAGCATCACGTCCAACAAGAAGTTCAAGAAGCCGTACGCGCCGCTCCTCCCCGACGTGGTCCACGCGCCGTTCCCGTACCCGTTCCGCGAGGGGCGGAGTCCCGAGGAGTCGGTCGACCGCGCGCTCGAGGAGGTCAGAGCGATAATCGAGGAGCCGTACGGCGGCCTCACGGACCCGGCCGGCATCTTCGCCGAGCCCATTCAGGGCGAGGGCGGCGTCGTCGTCCCGCCGGAGGGATTCCTCTCCGGGCTCCGCGAGATCGCCGACGAGAACGACCTCCCGCTGGTGTTCGACGAGATTCAGGTCGGGATGGGGCGCACGGGCGAATGGTGGGCGTCCGAGCATTACGACGTGACGCCGGACGTGATGACGACGGCGAAGGCGCTCGGCGGCAACGGCCAGCCGCTGTCGGGGACGATGTACCGCGAGGACCTCGACACGTGGGGGCCGGGCGACCACGCGGGCACCTACCGCGGCCACGTCCCCGCCATGGTCGGCGGCCTGCGCGCGATCGAGTACATCCAGTCGCACGACCTGCTCGACCACGCGACGGAGGTCGGCGCGTGGATCCGCGACCGCCTCCGCGACGCCGGCGACGGCGACCCGGGGCTCGGTCAGGTCCGCGGCAAGGGGCTGTTCGTCGGTGCCGAGTTCGTCGACGCCAACGGCGACCCCGACGACGACCGCGTCGAGGCGATCCAGGAGTACTGCTACGAGCACGGCGTCCTCGTCTGGACGGCGGGCCAGTACAGCAACGTGCTGCGGCTGCTCCCGCCGCTCGTCCTGACGCAGCGGCAGGCCGAAGTCGGCACCGAGATCATCGCCGACGCGATCGCTGCGACCGCTGAGTAG
- a CDS encoding DUF2182 domain-containing protein, which translates to MHLRDSFRKRFPGDDVPAVALVTYVIALLAWLAIVTRRLPTTGGAVDVRMQMADPGVPELTALSNGLTGTGLYVAMWGVMMIAMMYPSSVPLFRLYYKTLEGTTTAGKAARVVAFMGTYALVWTLTGIVPLAVNAVVPLATIGHRYAGFLMGGTLLLLAAYQVSPYKRRCLRYCRSPLGFLMSHHRPGVRGAVRTSWEFSVFCVGCCWALFAFMVVVGSMNIVWMALITVVLSLERTVSWGERFARGTGIAAGIAGVAVIAISLI; encoded by the coding sequence ATGCATCTCCGAGACTCGTTCCGAAAGCGGTTCCCCGGTGACGACGTCCCGGCCGTCGCGCTCGTCACCTACGTGATCGCGCTGCTGGCCTGGCTCGCGATCGTCACTCGCCGGCTCCCGACGACGGGGGGCGCCGTGGACGTGCGGATGCAGATGGCCGATCCCGGGGTGCCGGAGCTGACGGCGTTGTCGAACGGACTCACCGGCACCGGCCTCTACGTGGCCATGTGGGGCGTGATGATGATCGCGATGATGTACCCGTCGTCGGTGCCCTTGTTCAGACTCTACTACAAGACGCTCGAGGGGACGACGACGGCGGGGAAGGCCGCGCGGGTCGTCGCGTTCATGGGCACGTACGCGCTCGTCTGGACGCTGACAGGGATCGTGCCGCTCGCCGTCAACGCGGTGGTCCCCCTCGCGACCATCGGACACCGATACGCCGGGTTCCTGATGGGCGGAACGCTTCTGCTGTTGGCGGCCTATCAGGTGTCTCCGTACAAACGTCGGTGCCTGCGGTACTGCCGTTCGCCGCTCGGTTTCCTCATGAGTCACCACCGGCCGGGCGTCCGCGGGGCCGTCAGGACGAGCTGGGAGTTCAGCGTCTTCTGTGTCGGCTGCTGTTGGGCGCTGTTCGCGTTCATGGTGGTCGTCGGCTCGATGAACATCGTCTGGATGGCGCTCATCACGGTCGTCCTCTCGCTCGAACGGACCGTCTCATGGGGCGAGCGGTTCGCTCGCGGAACCGGTATCGCCGCCGGGATCGCGGGTGTCGCCGTCATCGCGATCTCCCTGATATAG
- a CDS encoding DUF1326 domain-containing protein translates to MTQQWSISGDYVEACNCDVICQCIAMERPDGGVCTGSFVFHIEDGRYGDVDLSGLDVALLIRTDEGVMFDPETAWNVVLIVDETAVEEQRAAIEDIYLGRAGGIFAAAADAHIESADVATAPVSFSRDGANFSVEVGDAISTEAVGKHGFNGDLGAISPHPLTETLEMSMGQSTTATVSYDDAFEWDVSGNNSFLGDFELANA, encoded by the coding sequence ATGACACAACAGTGGTCGATCTCCGGTGACTACGTCGAAGCGTGCAACTGCGACGTCATCTGTCAATGCATCGCGATGGAGCGTCCCGACGGCGGCGTCTGTACGGGCTCGTTCGTGTTTCACATCGAGGACGGTCGGTACGGCGACGTCGACCTGAGCGGACTCGACGTCGCGCTGCTCATTCGCACGGATGAGGGGGTCATGTTCGATCCGGAGACCGCCTGGAACGTCGTGCTCATCGTCGACGAAACCGCCGTCGAAGAGCAGCGAGCCGCGATCGAGGACATCTACCTCGGCCGAGCGGGCGGCATCTTCGCCGCGGCGGCCGACGCCCATATCGAAAGCGCCGACGTCGCGACCGCTCCCGTCTCCTTCTCCCGAGACGGCGCGAACTTCTCGGTCGAGGTCGGCGACGCCATCTCCACGGAGGCGGTCGGGAAACACGGCTTCAACGGTGATCTCGGCGCGATCTCACCTCATCCGCTCACGGAGACGCTCGAAATGAGCATGGGTCAATCGACCACCGCGACCGTCTCCTACGACGACGCGTTCGAGTGGGACGTCTCGGGAAACAACTCGTTCCTCGGGGATTTCGAGCTCGCGAACGCCTGA
- a CDS encoding aldehyde ferredoxin oxidoreductase family protein, which translates to MLHSTGPLLSIDVGDRTTAETDITEVQERYIGGRGVATRLAHERIPFDADPLGPENRAVFTTGPMQASQMSFTGRTNCTALSPLTDGLLSSNAGGFVSRHLAATGYGAIELAGASDELVVVHVRDDGVEFEAVPELAGATISETAGYLDEEHDISSDRTAAIGPAGENEVRFASIMTTEERAFGRGGLGAVLGAKNVKAVTFGGDSAPELSIDATANDIHREAATEDHIMKEQGTVAVMDLANEMDGLPSYYFSERSFEGVEGINGAAVAEKKYKKGTCSACAFACKLPTRDEARGVETEGPEFEVAMAFGSNSGVDDIVDVMESNRLCDEYGLDAISAGNTIAAYLAAEEEFGNRELIWDLVEKTAHRDGVGDQLAEGIGRIHEELGVGNWSVKNMDFAAHEGRLLHGQALSYAVANRGADHMYATFYSVEYPLVEEDEAMEPAGFEGKAERLVERENLMALNDSGVVCKFSRDFMTPERYELLFDADFEELLAAGARTVTLERHFNNRRGIDGDDDRLPYEEELPGLDDAVESYYEVRGWNEDGTVPESALPA; encoded by the coding sequence ATGCTTCACAGTACCGGGCCGCTGCTGTCGATCGACGTCGGCGACCGGACGACGGCCGAGACGGACATCACGGAGGTCCAGGAGCGATACATCGGCGGACGGGGCGTGGCGACGCGCCTCGCCCACGAGCGGATCCCGTTCGACGCGGACCCGCTCGGCCCCGAGAACCGCGCCGTGTTCACCACCGGGCCGATGCAGGCGTCCCAGATGAGCTTCACGGGGCGGACGAACTGCACCGCGCTCTCGCCGCTGACGGACGGGCTGCTGTCGTCGAACGCCGGCGGCTTCGTGTCGCGCCACCTCGCGGCGACGGGGTACGGGGCGATCGAGCTGGCGGGCGCGAGCGACGAGCTGGTCGTCGTCCACGTGCGCGACGACGGCGTCGAGTTCGAGGCCGTGCCGGAGCTCGCCGGGGCGACGATCTCCGAGACCGCCGGCTACCTCGACGAGGAGCACGACATCTCCAGCGACCGGACGGCGGCTATCGGGCCCGCGGGCGAGAACGAGGTCCGGTTCGCGTCGATCATGACGACCGAGGAGCGCGCGTTCGGCCGCGGCGGGCTGGGGGCGGTCCTCGGCGCGAAGAACGTCAAGGCCGTCACGTTCGGCGGCGACTCGGCGCCCGAGCTCTCCATCGACGCGACCGCGAACGACATTCACCGCGAGGCCGCCACCGAGGACCACATCATGAAAGAGCAGGGGACGGTGGCCGTGATGGACCTCGCGAACGAGATGGACGGGCTGCCGTCGTACTACTTCTCCGAGCGCTCCTTCGAGGGCGTCGAGGGGATCAACGGCGCCGCCGTCGCGGAGAAGAAGTACAAGAAGGGGACGTGCTCGGCGTGCGCGTTCGCCTGCAAGCTCCCCACCCGCGACGAGGCGCGCGGCGTCGAGACCGAGGGGCCCGAGTTCGAGGTGGCGATGGCGTTCGGCTCGAACTCCGGAGTCGACGATATCGTCGACGTGATGGAGTCGAACCGGCTCTGCGACGAGTACGGGCTCGACGCCATCTCCGCGGGCAACACGATCGCCGCCTACCTCGCCGCCGAAGAGGAGTTCGGCAACCGCGAGCTCATCTGGGACCTCGTCGAGAAGACCGCCCACCGCGACGGGGTTGGCGATCAGCTCGCGGAGGGGATCGGCCGGATCCACGAGGAACTCGGCGTCGGCAACTGGTCGGTGAAGAACATGGACTTCGCGGCCCACGAGGGGCGGCTCCTCCACGGGCAGGCGCTCTCGTACGCGGTCGCGAACCGCGGCGCAGACCACATGTACGCGACGTTCTACTCCGTGGAGTACCCCCTCGTTGAGGAGGACGAGGCGATGGAGCCCGCGGGGTTCGAGGGGAAGGCGGAGCGGCTCGTCGAGCGCGAGAACCTGATGGCGCTCAACGACAGCGGCGTCGTCTGCAAGTTCTCGCGGGACTTCATGACGCCCGAGCGCTACGAGCTCCTCTTCGACGCCGACTTCGAGGAGCTGCTCGCGGCGGGCGCGCGGACGGTGACCTTAGAGCGTCACTTCAACAACCGGCGCGGGATCGACGGCGACGACGACCGACTGCCGTACGAAGAGGAGCTCCCCGGACTCGACGACGCCGTCGAGTCGTACTACGAGGTCCGCGGGTGGAACGAGGACGGGACGGTGCCCGAGTCGGCGCTGCCGGCGTAG
- a CDS encoding M24 family metallopeptidase codes for MPREHIFDEAEYERRVARTKERLRERDLDAIVVSDPANMNYLTGYDGWSFYVHQAVVVTPDRDEPIWIGRDMDGDGARATTHLAEESVRAYSDDHVQSPRDLHPMDYVAGVLEELGVADGRVGLEMDAAYFTAKSYTRLQGNLPDAEFADATLLVGWIRVRKSEQELEYMRQAARISENAMRAGLDAVGEGVPEYEVASAIYQQLIDGTDEFGGDYPAIVPLMPSGDHTGTPHLTWTDRRYEDGDPVIIELSGCRHRYHSPLARTTFVGDPPTELRETADIVVEGLEAALDAAEPGVTCETVEKAWRTTIERYGIEKEDRIGYSMGLGYPPDWGEHTASIRPGDETVLEENMTFHMIPGIWTSEVGMEISETFRVTSTGAETLANFPRELFTA; via the coding sequence ATGCCACGGGAACACATCTTCGACGAGGCCGAGTACGAGCGGCGGGTGGCTCGGACGAAAGAGCGGCTGCGCGAGCGCGACCTCGACGCGATCGTCGTCAGCGACCCGGCGAACATGAACTACCTGACCGGCTACGACGGCTGGTCCTTTTACGTCCATCAGGCGGTCGTGGTGACGCCCGACCGCGACGAGCCGATCTGGATCGGCCGCGACATGGACGGCGACGGCGCGCGGGCGACGACGCACCTCGCCGAGGAGAGCGTCCGCGCGTACAGCGACGACCACGTGCAGTCGCCCCGCGACCTCCACCCGATGGACTACGTCGCCGGCGTCCTCGAGGAGCTGGGCGTCGCGGACGGGCGCGTCGGACTGGAGATGGACGCCGCCTACTTCACCGCGAAGTCGTACACCCGCCTGCAGGGGAACCTCCCCGACGCCGAGTTCGCGGACGCGACGCTGCTCGTCGGCTGGATCCGCGTCCGGAAGTCCGAACAGGAGCTGGAGTACATGCGGCAGGCCGCGCGAATCTCCGAGAACGCGATGCGGGCCGGCCTCGACGCCGTCGGCGAAGGGGTCCCGGAGTACGAGGTCGCCTCCGCCATCTACCAGCAGCTGATCGACGGGACCGACGAGTTCGGCGGCGACTACCCGGCCATCGTCCCGCTGATGCCGTCGGGCGACCACACGGGGACGCCGCACCTCACGTGGACGGACCGGCGCTACGAGGACGGCGACCCGGTCATCATCGAGCTCTCCGGCTGTCGGCACCGCTACCACTCGCCGCTCGCCCGGACGACGTTCGTCGGCGACCCGCCGACCGAACTGCGGGAGACCGCCGACATCGTGGTCGAGGGACTGGAGGCTGCGCTGGACGCCGCGGAGCCCGGCGTCACCTGCGAGACCGTCGAGAAGGCGTGGCGCACCACGATCGAGCGGTACGGGATAGAGAAGGAGGACCGCATCGGCTACTCGATGGGGCTCGGCTACCCGCCGGACTGGGGCGAGCACACCGCGAGCATCCGCCCGGGCGACGAGACGGTCCTCGAGGAGAACATGACGTTCCACATGATCCCCGGCATCTGGACTTCCGAGGTCGGTATGGAGATCAGCGAGACGTTCCGCGTCACGTCCACGGGCGCTGAGACGCTGGCCAACTTCCCCCGCGAGCTGTTCACCGCCTGA
- a CDS encoding D-2-hydroxyacid dehydrogenase, translating to MSSDQTADPDIVVLREGTEGLSMASYAEALRERLPDRTVALARTPAEERDLVPRARVVTGITLDADLLERADRLELFACTFAGTDHVPTDALRDHGVTVTNAGGIHAPGIAEQSIANMLVFARDLHEGFRRKGNGEWRHFQSREFTDSTVTVVGLGSIGQAVVQRLEGFEVETIGIRYTPEKGGPTDEVLGFDDDDVHAAFARSDYVVLACPLNDLTRGMVGEAELATLPPEAVVVNAARGGLVDTDALVSALQTESVRGAALDVTDPEPLPPDHVLWDLENCLITPHTGGHTPKHWDRLADIVATNVAALDEGGELENAVVTPDADG from the coding sequence ATGAGCTCAGACCAGACCGCAGATCCCGACATCGTCGTGCTGCGCGAGGGGACGGAAGGCCTGTCGATGGCGTCGTACGCCGAGGCGCTCCGCGAGCGCCTCCCGGACCGAACCGTCGCGCTCGCCCGGACGCCCGCCGAGGAGCGCGACCTCGTGCCGCGGGCCCGGGTCGTGACCGGAATCACGCTCGACGCCGACCTCCTCGAGCGCGCCGACCGGTTGGAGCTGTTCGCGTGCACCTTCGCCGGCACCGACCACGTGCCGACCGACGCGCTCCGCGATCACGGCGTGACCGTGACGAACGCGGGCGGCATCCACGCGCCGGGCATCGCCGAGCAGTCGATCGCCAACATGCTCGTGTTCGCGCGCGACCTCCACGAGGGGTTCCGCCGGAAGGGGAACGGCGAGTGGCGCCACTTCCAGTCGCGCGAGTTCACCGACAGCACCGTCACCGTCGTGGGGCTCGGCTCGATCGGGCAGGCGGTCGTCCAGCGGCTCGAGGGATTCGAGGTGGAGACGATCGGGATCCGCTACACGCCGGAGAAGGGCGGCCCCACCGACGAGGTGCTGGGCTTCGACGACGACGACGTCCACGCGGCGTTCGCCCGGAGCGACTACGTCGTGCTCGCGTGCCCGCTCAACGACCTGACCCGCGGGATGGTCGGGGAGGCGGAGCTGGCGACGCTCCCGCCCGAGGCGGTCGTCGTCAACGCGGCCCGCGGCGGGCTCGTCGACACCGACGCGCTGGTGTCCGCGCTCCAGACGGAGAGCGTTCGCGGCGCCGCGCTCGACGTGACCGACCCCGAGCCGCTCCCGCCGGACCACGTGCTCTGGGACTTAGAGAACTGCCTGATCACGCCGCACACCGGCGGTCACACGCCCAAACACTGGGACCGGCTGGCCGACATCGTCGCGACCAACGTCGCGGCGCTCGACGAGGGCGGCGAGTTGGAGAACGCGGTCGTCACGCCGGACGCGGACGGTTGA
- a CDS encoding amidohydrolase, with amino-acid sequence MNEPIRDRLASVRRRFHRHPEPAWREFLTTATLVEEIRSIGVDELAIGPDAYDPADRMAVPDADLGPWIERAREHGADDELLDRMTGGNTGAVAVLDRGEGPAIGLRVDIDGLFIEESTDPDHDPADEGFRSEIDGTMHACGHDVHMTWGLAVLEAIAESDFSGRLVVFFQPAEETGGGGHLMAESRFADGLDYLLAVHVGLDHPTGEVVAGIEKPLAMAHLDATIEGTSAHAGKAPNEGDNAMQAMGTAIVNAYGIARHADGMTRVNVGKAEAGTASNVIAERAHMEAEARGETTALKEYMKRRFETVVRSAATMHGCRGTVDVVSESPRADSDPELQALVSTVAEGVDGIDSVLPAADFGASEDATFLMERVQEEGGLATYLIVGTDHPTSHHTPTFDVDERSLRHGVDVLVGAIRDLERRHPVARAETPGDASPTLE; translated from the coding sequence ATGAACGAACCGATCCGCGATCGGCTCGCCAGCGTCCGCCGACGATTCCACCGGCATCCGGAGCCCGCGTGGCGCGAGTTCCTCACGACGGCGACGCTCGTCGAGGAGATCCGATCGATCGGCGTCGACGAGCTCGCGATCGGTCCGGACGCGTACGACCCGGCCGACCGCATGGCCGTCCCCGACGCCGACTTGGGACCGTGGATCGAACGCGCCCGCGAGCACGGCGCGGACGACGAGCTGCTCGACCGTATGACCGGCGGGAACACGGGTGCCGTCGCCGTGCTCGACCGCGGCGAGGGTCCCGCGATCGGACTCCGCGTCGACATCGACGGGCTGTTCATCGAGGAGTCGACCGACCCCGACCACGACCCCGCAGACGAGGGGTTCCGCTCCGAGATCGACGGGACGATGCACGCCTGCGGTCACGACGTCCACATGACGTGGGGGCTCGCGGTCCTCGAGGCGATCGCCGAGAGCGACTTCTCCGGGCGGCTGGTCGTCTTCTTCCAGCCGGCCGAGGAGACCGGCGGCGGCGGCCACCTCATGGCCGAGAGCCGGTTCGCGGACGGCCTCGACTACCTGCTCGCGGTCCACGTCGGCCTCGACCACCCGACCGGCGAAGTCGTGGCGGGGATCGAGAAGCCGCTGGCGATGGCGCACCTGGACGCGACGATCGAGGGCACGTCGGCGCACGCCGGCAAGGCGCCAAACGAGGGCGACAACGCGATGCAGGCGATGGGGACGGCGATCGTGAACGCCTACGGAATCGCCCGGCACGCCGACGGGATGACCCGGGTGAACGTCGGGAAGGCCGAGGCCGGCACCGCCAGCAACGTCATCGCGGAGCGCGCGCACATGGAGGCCGAGGCGCGCGGCGAGACGACCGCACTGAAGGAGTACATGAAACGCCGGTTCGAGACCGTCGTGCGATCGGCCGCGACGATGCACGGCTGCCGCGGGACCGTCGACGTGGTGAGCGAGTCGCCGCGCGCCGACAGCGACCCGGAGCTGCAGGCGCTGGTGAGCACCGTCGCCGAGGGGGTCGACGGGATCGACAGCGTGCTCCCGGCGGCCGACTTCGGCGCGAGCGAGGACGCGACGTTCCTGATGGAGCGCGTACAGGAGGAGGGCGGGCTGGCGACGTACCTCATCGTCGGCACCGACCACCCGACGAGCCACCACACCCCGACGTTCGACGTCGACGAGCGGAGCCTCCGGCACGGCGTGGACGTCCTGGTCGGCGCGATCCGAGACCTCGAACGGCGGCACCCCGTGGCGCGGGCCGAGACGCCCGGAGACGCGAGTCCGACTCTCGAATGA